In a single window of the Mobula birostris isolate sMobBir1 unplaced genomic scaffold, sMobBir1.hap1 scaffold_2627, whole genome shotgun sequence genome:
- the LOC140192787 gene encoding uncharacterized protein, with protein EGFTRSSDLMAHQRVHTGDRLFTCLDCGKGFTESYKLLRHQSVHTGEQPFMCSDCGKGFPCFSKLKVHQRVHTGERLFTCSDCGKGFTESFNLQIHRSIHTGERAFTCSDCGKGFTCSSQLKVHQRVHTGERPFTCSDCGKGFTSYSVLQRHRRVHSGERPFTCSLCGKGFTRSCYLQAHRSVHTGERPFTCSNCGKGFTRSAQLKVHQRVHTGERPFTCSDCGKGFTQSSELKIHQRVHTGERPFTCSVCGKGFIRSSHLLTHQSVHTGERPFTCSDCGKAFTRSSVLERHWRIHAGEWPFTCSVCGKGFTCSSLLKVHQRVHTGERPFTCSDCGKGFTSSSQLKIHQRVHTGERPFTCSVCGKGFTSSSQLKVHQRVHTGERPFICSDCGKGFIQSSELKVHQRVHTGERSFACSVCGKRFSRSSSLQRHQRVHTGERPFICCERVKQFAQASNHM; from the coding sequence ggaaggattcactcgttcatccgacctaatggctcaccagcgagttcacactggagaccggctgttcacctgcttggactgtgggaagggattcactgaatcatataagctactgagacaccagtcagttcacactggggagcagccATTCatgtgctcagactgtgggaagggattcccttgtttctctaaactgaaggtacatcagcgagttcacaccggggagcggctgttcacctgctcggactgtgggaagggattcactgaatcatttAACCTGCAGATACACCGGTCAATTCACACCGGTGAGAGGGCGTTCacgtgctcagactgcgggaagggattcacttgctcatcccaactgaaagtgcatcagcgagttcacactggggagaggccgttcacctgctcagactgtgggaagggattcacttcgtacTCTGTTTTACAGAGACACAggcgagttcacagtggggagaggccgtttacctgctcattgtgtgggaagggattcactcgatcatgcTACCTACAAGCACACAggtctgttcacactggggagaggccattcacctgctccaactgtgggaaaggattcactcgatcagcccaactgaaggtacatcagcgagttcacactggggagaggccgttcacctgctccgactgtgggaagggattcactcagtcatctgaactgaagatacaccagcgagttcacactggagagaggccgttcacttgctcagtgtgtgggaagggattcattcggtcatcccacctactgacacatcagtcagttcacactggagagaggccgttcacctgctcagactgtgggaaggcattcactcggtcatctgtcCTAGAGAGACACTGGCGAATTCAtgctggggagtggccattcacctgctcagtgtgtgggaagggattcacttgctcatccctacttaaggtacatcagcgagttcacactggagagaggcctttcacctgctcagactgtggaaaggggtTCACTTCGTCCTCTCAACttaagatacatcagcgagttcacactggagagaggcctttcacctgctcagtctgtgggaagggattcacttcgtcatctcagcttaaggtacatcagagagttcacactggagagaggccgttcatctgctcagactgtggaaagggattcattcagtcatctgaattgaaggtacaccagcgtgttcacacaggggagaggtcgttcgcctgctcagtgtgtgggaagagattcagtcggtcatccagcctacagagacaccagcgagttcacactggggagaggccgttcatctgctgtGAACGTGTGAAGCAATTCGCTCAGGCATCTAACcatatgtaa